In Streptomyces capitiformicae, one genomic interval encodes:
- a CDS encoding peptidyl-prolyl cis-trans isomerase, with translation MSEYAAVVAGEAVPKERVDAVLDAVPARDRQTQPDAFTRAERQRRRWATQVVVVDELARRACAERGLAPPEEVSPARVLDVAGTDVADLGSIVAVALAHSPAARTLLAALEAERKIPEAAVRDYYERNLDRYLTRDALRRGVDPYGGAVPDDFLPYERVRDDVARELRRATGRRAFFDWLDAARADVVYAHGHEHPGDPTHPDHEHRH, from the coding sequence ATGAGCGAGTACGCCGCCGTCGTAGCCGGCGAGGCGGTCCCGAAGGAACGCGTCGACGCCGTACTGGACGCCGTACCGGCGCGGGACCGGCAGACACAGCCGGATGCGTTCACTCGGGCCGAGCGGCAGCGCAGGCGGTGGGCGACGCAGGTCGTGGTCGTCGACGAGCTGGCCCGGCGGGCCTGTGCGGAGCGGGGGCTGGCGCCGCCGGAAGAGGTGTCCCCGGCACGGGTGCTCGACGTGGCGGGGACCGATGTCGCCGACCTCGGCAGCATCGTCGCCGTCGCACTCGCGCACTCCCCGGCCGCGCGCACCCTACTGGCGGCACTGGAGGCCGAGCGGAAAATACCGGAGGCCGCCGTACGGGACTACTACGAGCGCAACCTCGACCGGTACCTCACCCGGGACGCGCTACGACGCGGTGTCGACCCGTACGGCGGGGCGGTGCCGGACGACTTCCTGCCGTACGAGCGGGTGCGGGACGACGTGGCGCGGGAGTTGCGGCGGGCGACGGGCCGGCGGGCCTTCTTCGACTGGCTGGACGCCGCCCGCGCCGACGTCGTGTACGCCCATGGGCACGAGCACCCCGGCGATCCGACGCATCCGGACCACGAGCACCGGCACTGA
- a CDS encoding glycoside hydrolase family 38 N-terminal domain-containing protein, which yields MRVISAESTELFTGSAEHPHQVVAVEIEHLPGRPVVLTVKGPGVHSVGETVATVGDDGTVRAEISVTTEGLAPGERRAITVTAEDAGAGRLVHHAAEFTAAEPGWTMFMVSHFHYDPVWWNTQAAYTETWDAADDPATTGLPARTFDSRGQSGMSLVRAHCDLARRDPAYTFVLAEVDYLKPYWDSFPEERAFLRQLIRTGRVEIMGGTYNEPNTNLTGAEATVRNALYGDGFQRRIMGADPETAWQLDAFGHDPQFPGLMADAGISSSSWARGPFHQWGPTLSVFGEEPRDPNRMQFPAEFSWIAPSGHGLLTAYMVNHYGAGWAIDNAPTLAEAEAAALKLFKGLKQVALTRNVLLPVGGDYAPPCRWVMAIHRDWNERYVWPRFVSALPKDFFAAVRAELEAEGRTASPQTRDMNPVYTGKDVSYIDTKQAQRYGETLLADAEAWATLASLTTGHPYPDAALDKAWRQLIYGAHHDAITGSESDQVYIDLLTGWRELYDLARTVHADATDALAHRVVPLPGGAPDLVVFNSATWQRRDVLTVDDPGLVPLDLTGLPLPAVREDGELKVVVPDVPGMGLKALSLAEGPVPEWAPGEGTTIRNAYYEVTVDPARGGGVSSLRALAEGGRELLRAGDIGNELVVQEEYPRHPRFGEGPWHLTPTGTTAARSRDVTADIDVEYSPAGSRITVRADLGLFTYTQRLTLWAGVDRLDISTTIDGYDGADRLIRVRWPSDVRGGLPVHEVADAVIGRGFGFVEVDSERFPWTLDNPANTWFGLGSTARVAVHDDSGRLLGHRSIGVAELIHADWDAAGELGTPLAAALVRAGVTATSTIAGGPRYGDLEVDSNLPDIRIAVGGPDRNPVVAEALGWDPAAARELRRQLAEDGVAAVWVAPRASLREEWVPGADLRDLERLPLLVVAGAGPEDDAKAVDALIADLDDATVRATAAGGGEALPPGDAWDGRGFAILNRGTPGCVVTSSGDLCMSLMRSCTGWPSGIWVDPPRRTAPDGSGFQLQRWSHTFEYAVVAGEGDWRELRLPQAGHAFNHPLTARLRPTAKETAELPRTATLLALEPEGRVLLDALKPAGSPLAGGGSAPVDPAEGVVVRLHEVDGRPVRARVTGPLAWADATRADVLERPGETLDPDGGVDLGLTGFEVATVLATPWDARSADGPGTAAHEPAQPVHTRYWLHNCGPAPRGNMPVAVYVSPSALTVSGPVTATVRVSSELTDAPVSGTVRLDVPAGWSTEPAELPYTLGPGGFTLTDITVTPPPDAAPGRHRLAARLTYGGQTYEDVVALDVPGTVPEGEPDGRTGPSLVTTLGVERVGVRRGERVSVPVTLRNTTRGPVDGTLWAVSSWGTWTGVSPGCQGFTVAAGESLECAVEVDGSAVPPGSYWLMAKVGWHGCVAYTEAVVLEVTP from the coding sequence ATGCGCGTCATCTCTGCCGAGTCGACCGAGCTCTTCACCGGTAGCGCCGAGCATCCGCACCAGGTCGTGGCCGTCGAGATCGAGCATCTCCCCGGCCGTCCGGTCGTGCTGACCGTGAAGGGCCCGGGCGTCCACAGCGTCGGAGAGACCGTCGCGACCGTGGGTGACGACGGCACCGTACGCGCCGAGATATCCGTGACTACCGAGGGGCTCGCGCCCGGTGAGCGGCGCGCCATCACGGTGACCGCCGAGGACGCGGGCGCGGGCCGACTCGTGCACCACGCCGCCGAGTTCACGGCCGCCGAGCCCGGCTGGACCATGTTCATGGTCAGCCACTTCCACTACGACCCGGTCTGGTGGAACACGCAAGCCGCCTACACCGAGACCTGGGACGCGGCCGACGACCCCGCCACCACCGGGTTGCCCGCCCGTACCTTCGACTCGCGCGGCCAGTCCGGTATGAGCCTGGTACGGGCCCACTGCGACCTGGCGCGGCGCGACCCGGCGTACACCTTCGTGCTCGCGGAGGTCGACTACCTCAAGCCCTACTGGGACTCCTTCCCCGAGGAGCGGGCCTTCCTGCGGCAGCTGATCCGCACCGGGCGCGTCGAGATCATGGGCGGCACCTACAACGAACCCAACACCAACCTCACCGGCGCCGAGGCCACCGTACGCAACGCCCTGTACGGCGACGGTTTCCAGCGCCGGATCATGGGCGCGGACCCCGAAACGGCCTGGCAGCTGGACGCGTTCGGGCACGATCCGCAGTTCCCGGGGCTGATGGCGGACGCGGGGATCTCGTCCAGTTCATGGGCGCGCGGGCCGTTCCACCAGTGGGGGCCGACGCTGTCCGTGTTCGGCGAGGAGCCGCGCGATCCGAACCGGATGCAGTTCCCGGCCGAGTTCAGCTGGATCGCCCCCTCCGGGCACGGACTGCTGACCGCGTACATGGTCAACCACTACGGCGCGGGCTGGGCGATCGACAACGCGCCGACCCTGGCCGAGGCGGAGGCCGCCGCGCTCAAGCTGTTCAAGGGGCTGAAGCAGGTCGCCCTCACCCGGAACGTGCTGCTGCCGGTCGGCGGGGACTACGCGCCACCGTGCCGCTGGGTCATGGCCATCCACCGCGACTGGAACGAGCGGTATGTGTGGCCGCGCTTCGTCAGCGCCCTGCCGAAGGACTTCTTCGCCGCCGTACGCGCCGAACTGGAGGCCGAGGGCCGCACGGCGTCGCCGCAGACGCGGGACATGAACCCGGTCTACACCGGCAAGGACGTCTCCTACATCGACACCAAGCAGGCCCAGCGGTACGGCGAGACGCTACTCGCCGACGCCGAGGCCTGGGCGACCCTCGCCTCCCTCACCACCGGCCACCCCTACCCGGACGCCGCCCTCGACAAGGCGTGGCGGCAGCTGATCTACGGCGCCCACCACGACGCCATCACCGGCTCGGAGTCGGACCAGGTCTACATCGATCTGCTCACCGGTTGGCGGGAGTTGTACGACCTCGCCCGCACCGTGCACGCCGACGCCACCGACGCCCTCGCCCACAGGGTCGTCCCGCTGCCCGGCGGCGCGCCGGACCTGGTCGTCTTCAACTCCGCGACCTGGCAGCGGCGGGACGTGCTGACGGTCGACGACCCCGGGCTCGTCCCACTCGATCTCACCGGACTGCCCCTGCCCGCCGTACGCGAGGACGGCGAGCTGAAGGTCGTGGTCCCGGACGTGCCCGGCATGGGCCTCAAGGCCCTCTCCCTCGCCGAGGGTCCGGTGCCCGAGTGGGCGCCGGGCGAGGGCACCACGATCCGCAACGCGTACTACGAGGTGACGGTCGACCCCGCGCGCGGCGGCGGGGTCAGCAGCCTGCGCGCCCTCGCCGAGGGGGGCCGGGAGCTGCTGCGCGCCGGGGACATCGGCAACGAACTCGTCGTGCAGGAGGAGTATCCGCGCCACCCCCGCTTCGGCGAGGGCCCCTGGCACCTCACACCGACCGGCACGACGGCCGCCCGCAGCCGGGACGTCACCGCTGACATCGATGTCGAGTACTCCCCCGCCGGCTCCCGCATCACCGTCCGCGCCGACCTGGGGCTCTTCACCTACACCCAGCGGCTGACGCTGTGGGCGGGCGTCGACCGGCTCGACATATCCACGACCATCGACGGCTACGACGGCGCCGACCGGCTGATCCGGGTGCGCTGGCCGTCGGACGTGCGTGGCGGGCTGCCGGTGCACGAGGTGGCCGACGCGGTGATCGGGCGCGGTTTCGGGTTCGTGGAGGTGGACAGCGAGCGGTTCCCCTGGACGCTCGACAACCCGGCCAACACCTGGTTCGGGCTCGGCTCCACGGCCCGGGTCGCCGTGCACGACGACTCCGGCCGACTCCTCGGCCACCGGTCGATCGGTGTCGCCGAGCTGATCCACGCCGACTGGGACGCCGCCGGTGAGCTGGGCACGCCCCTCGCCGCCGCCCTGGTGCGGGCCGGTGTCACGGCGACGTCGACCATCGCGGGCGGTCCGCGCTACGGCGACCTGGAGGTCGACTCCAACCTGCCCGACATCCGTATCGCCGTCGGCGGCCCCGACCGCAACCCGGTGGTCGCCGAGGCCCTCGGCTGGGATCCGGCGGCGGCACGCGAACTGCGTCGGCAACTGGCCGAGGACGGTGTCGCGGCGGTGTGGGTCGCGCCCCGCGCCAGTCTGCGCGAGGAGTGGGTGCCCGGCGCCGACCTGCGCGATCTCGAACGGCTGCCGCTGCTGGTGGTCGCGGGCGCCGGCCCCGAGGACGACGCCAAGGCCGTCGACGCGCTCATCGCCGACCTCGACGACGCGACCGTACGGGCCACGGCGGCGGGCGGCGGCGAGGCGCTGCCACCGGGCGATGCCTGGGACGGGCGTGGCTTCGCGATCCTCAACCGGGGCACGCCCGGCTGCGTGGTCACCTCCTCCGGCGACCTCTGCATGTCCCTGATGCGGTCGTGCACGGGCTGGCCCTCCGGCATCTGGGTCGACCCGCCCCGCCGCACCGCCCCCGACGGCTCGGGCTTCCAACTCCAGCGCTGGTCGCACACGTTCGAATACGCCGTCGTCGCGGGCGAGGGCGACTGGCGCGAGCTGCGGCTGCCCCAGGCCGGGCACGCCTTCAACCATCCGCTCACCGCCCGGCTGCGCCCCACCGCCAAGGAGACGGCCGAACTGCCGCGCACAGCCACCCTGTTGGCGCTGGAACCCGAGGGACGCGTACTGCTCGACGCCCTCAAACCGGCCGGTTCGCCGCTCGCCGGGGGTGGGTCCGCGCCCGTGGACCCGGCCGAGGGGGTCGTCGTACGGCTGCACGAGGTGGACGGGCGGCCGGTGCGGGCGCGTGTCACCGGGCCGCTGGCCTGGGCGGACGCGACGCGGGCGGACGTACTGGAACGGCCCGGCGAGACGCTGGACCCCGACGGCGGTGTCGATCTCGGCCTCACCGGCTTCGAGGTCGCCACCGTGCTGGCCACTCCGTGGGACGCGCGGTCGGCCGATGGTCCGGGAACCGCCGCCCACGAACCCGCCCAGCCGGTCCACACCCGCTACTGGCTGCACAACTGCGGACCCGCGCCACGCGGGAACATGCCGGTGGCCGTGTACGTCTCACCGTCCGCGCTCACCGTCTCCGGGCCCGTGACCGCAACCGTCCGGGTCTCCTCGGAGCTGACCGACGCGCCCGTCTCCGGCACGGTCCGGCTGGACGTACCGGCCGGGTGGTCCACGGAGCCCGCCGAACTGCCGTACACGCTCGGCCCCGGCGGCTTCACCCTCACCGACATCACGGTGACGCCCCCACCGGACGCCGCGCCCGGTCGGCACCGGCTCGCCGCGCGGCTGACGTACGGCGGGCAGACGTACGAGGACGTCGTGGCGCTGGATGTGCCGGGGACCGTGCCGGAGGGGGAACCGGACGGGCGCACCGGGCCGAGCCTCGTGACCACGCTGGGCGTCGAACGGGTCGGCGTGCGCCGGGGTGAGCGGGTGAGCGTCCCGGTGACCCTGCGGAACACCACCCGGGGGCCCGTCGACGGGACCTTGTGGGCCGTGTCGTCGTGGGGCACCTGGACCGGGGTCTCGCCGGGCTGCCAGGGGTTCACCGTGGCGGCCGGGGAGTCACTGGAGTGCGCGGTGGAGGTGGACGGCTCGGCGGTGCCGCCGGGCTCGTACTGGCTGATGGCGAAGGTGGGTTGGCACGGCTGTGTCGCCTACACCGAGGCGGTCGTGCTGGAGGTGACGCCATGA
- a CDS encoding MurR/RpiR family transcriptional regulator has protein sequence MPSTDVTTLIRTELPRLAGSLRKVGELILEDPAAVTHCSAAELGRRTGTSQATVTRFCRAIGLDSYQHLLIELAQERGRGEASDWGTAEIGPNISPDDSLERVVQVVGTADLRAVQQTIDRIDLDAIERAAQAVARARRVDVYGVGGSGAVAWETETRLFRIGCAVRGWTEVHAATTSAALLTPADVAIGISHSGGTREVIEPFQLAKERGATTVALTSDPRSRLARSADIRLISSSAETSFRPEGIGARHSVLTLIDCLYVRVAQLSYQRASASLALTDHIAGQHTVKSRRAR, from the coding sequence ATGCCCTCCACCGACGTCACGACCCTGATCCGCACCGAGCTGCCCCGGCTGGCCGGCTCCCTGCGGAAGGTGGGCGAGCTGATCCTCGAGGATCCCGCCGCCGTCACCCACTGCTCGGCAGCCGAGCTGGGCCGCCGCACCGGCACCTCCCAGGCGACCGTGACCCGCTTCTGCCGTGCCATCGGCCTCGATTCCTATCAGCATCTGCTGATCGAACTGGCCCAGGAGCGCGGGAGGGGCGAGGCCTCCGACTGGGGCACGGCCGAGATCGGCCCGAACATCTCCCCCGACGACAGCCTGGAGCGGGTCGTGCAGGTCGTCGGCACCGCGGACCTGCGGGCGGTTCAGCAGACCATCGACCGGATCGACCTGGACGCCATCGAGCGCGCGGCCCAGGCCGTGGCCCGCGCCCGGCGTGTCGACGTCTACGGCGTGGGCGGCAGCGGCGCGGTCGCCTGGGAGACCGAGACCCGGCTGTTCCGCATCGGCTGCGCCGTGCGCGGCTGGACCGAGGTGCACGCGGCGACGACCTCCGCCGCCCTGCTCACACCGGCGGACGTCGCCATCGGCATCTCCCACTCCGGCGGGACCCGTGAGGTCATCGAACCCTTCCAGCTGGCCAAGGAGCGCGGCGCCACCACCGTCGCCCTCACCTCCGACCCACGCTCCCGGCTGGCCCGGTCCGCCGACATCCGCCTCATCTCCTCCTCCGCGGAGACCAGCTTCCGCCCCGAGGGCATCGGAGCGCGCCACTCGGTGCTGACGCTCATCGACTGTCTCTACGTCCGGGTCGCCCAGCTTTCCTACCAGCGGGCGAGCGCCTCCCTCGCGCTGACCGACCACATCGCCGGACAGCACACGGTGAAGTCCCGGCGGGCCCGCTGA
- a CDS encoding sugar isomerase domain-containing protein, whose product MSDESAAGEPVIEPVNAERFAREGLTVLHRLTESARADVTRAAGLIADCVRADGVVQAFGTGHSQALVLELAGRAGGLVPTNRIGIADLVLYGGDHPSVLDDPLLERKPGIAARLYELAAPHPQDLFVVISNSGVNNVIVEMALHAKEQGHRLLAITSLSHTRAVPAGHPSGKKLADLADVILDNAAPSGDALLELPGGGAVCALSTLTGVLLVQMAVAEAAGQLLASGDRPPVYVSANVPGGFEGNLELEKRYAGRIRRTAS is encoded by the coding sequence GTGTCCGACGAGTCCGCCGCCGGCGAGCCAGTGATCGAGCCGGTGAACGCCGAACGCTTCGCGCGTGAAGGCCTGACCGTCCTCCACCGCCTCACCGAGTCGGCCCGCGCCGACGTGACCCGCGCCGCCGGACTCATCGCCGACTGCGTACGCGCCGACGGCGTTGTCCAGGCCTTCGGCACCGGCCACTCCCAGGCCCTCGTGCTCGAACTCGCCGGCCGCGCGGGGGGACTGGTCCCCACCAACCGCATCGGCATCGCCGACCTGGTTCTCTACGGCGGCGACCACCCGAGCGTCCTCGACGACCCGCTCCTCGAACGCAAGCCGGGCATCGCCGCCCGCCTCTACGAACTCGCCGCGCCCCACCCCCAGGACCTCTTCGTCGTCATCTCCAACTCCGGCGTCAACAACGTGATCGTGGAGATGGCCCTCCACGCCAAGGAACAAGGCCACCGTCTCCTCGCGATCACCTCGCTCTCCCACACCCGCGCTGTCCCGGCCGGCCACCCGAGCGGCAAGAAGCTCGCCGACCTCGCGGACGTGATCCTCGACAACGCGGCCCCGAGTGGCGACGCGCTCCTCGAACTCCCCGGCGGCGGCGCGGTCTGCGCCCTGTCCACACTGACCGGCGTCCTGCTGGTGCAGATGGCGGTCGCGGAGGCCGCCGGACAACTCCTCGCCTCCGGCGACCGCCCCCCTGTCTACGTCTCCGCCAACGTGCCCGGCGGCTTCGAGGGCAACCTGGAGCTGGAGAAGCGGTACGCCGGACGGATCCGGCGTACCGCGAGCTGA
- a CDS encoding beta-N-acetylglucosaminidase domain-containing protein, protein MNSFIHVLGRRLPLPLLLALGLSLTSPPPLATAAESAPLPKVWPTPRHLEAGRGSVAVPERVVEVVGEGTDPAARRAVEAVLRAAGAERIVTVPAGHRPPPAGLTVYVGGPKENADTGRALKRLGAASPAGLPSGGYVLASGRTSGGPLLALSGSDPTGTFYAAQTLRQLITKRRLPEVSVRDWPAARLRGVVEGFYGTPWTHAERLSQLDFYGRTKQNVYVYSPKDDPYLRERWRDEYPAAELKKLTELVDRADANHVRLTYALSPGLSVCYSAADDIAALVRKFASLYDIGVRSFAIPLDDISYTKWNCAADEERFGSGGGAAGTAQAHLINEAWQTFSAGLPHSRLRSSGGTPIGLQPLEMVPTEYSDLADTPYKTALREKLDPDVVVEWTGVGVIAPRITTEQVEQARAVYGHPILVWDNYPVNDYITSRLLLGPYTGREAGVASAAVGVTANPMVQGQASRLALFTSATYLWNPEAYDPRAAFLASVRDLAGPRAAKWLRIFAENNYSSQLDATESPTLTRLIADFRKAYEQDSGLDRAAAALKAYFTDMAATPEQLRAHLANPGFLTETSAWLDKLGAYGNAGLTAVELLLANKQGDSEAVSRYYVRLRGERKALDAIPQQVSPGVMEQFLYTTMLENAPDPGVDASFTPASVSLKPGESRAVTLTFSDERSASARSVPWKLTVPDGVTASPESGTVSVPAGGSATATVTFTAGAGASDGVRSVVASGGHGVLGRAIPVQVTDGSGTFRALTANFSGASVSSVDLSSGESTEIKVGANPGEVVVSRDGRTAYAANQGANSVSVIDVASGKVTGSVAVGRVPAGLALTPDGSTLWVANYTDGAVQPIDTGTLTAGTAIAVGKGPENMAITPDGTTLYVANIHDNTVSPVDLANRTAGTAIPVGPRPFNVVAAPDGKRVYVSNSGGSTVTPIDTATNDTEPTLLVTGQAYGLGLSPDGRTLWVSPSTGDHVTPVDTMTGAPGTKVTVGRSAFDVGLDWNGGTAYVTTADANTLVPVDTSSNTAEEPLKTGAYPLAVALTPVPVE, encoded by the coding sequence ATGAATTCATTCATCCACGTCCTGGGCAGACGCCTGCCCTTGCCCCTGTTGCTGGCTCTCGGCCTCTCCCTCACCTCGCCTCCTCCCCTGGCGACCGCGGCCGAGTCGGCTCCGTTGCCGAAGGTCTGGCCGACACCTCGGCACCTCGAGGCGGGCCGGGGGTCCGTGGCCGTGCCCGAGCGGGTGGTCGAGGTCGTCGGCGAAGGCACCGACCCAGCCGCCCGCCGGGCCGTCGAGGCCGTGTTGCGGGCGGCCGGTGCCGAGCGGATCGTCACCGTGCCCGCCGGTCACCGGCCGCCCCCGGCCGGGCTCACCGTCTACGTCGGCGGCCCGAAGGAGAACGCGGACACCGGCCGCGCCCTGAAGCGGCTCGGTGCCGCCTCCCCCGCCGGGCTGCCCTCCGGCGGATACGTCCTCGCCTCCGGGCGCACGTCCGGCGGCCCCCTTCTCGCCCTGTCCGGCTCCGACCCGACCGGCACGTTCTACGCGGCCCAGACCCTCCGCCAACTCATCACGAAACGGCGCCTGCCGGAGGTCTCCGTCCGCGACTGGCCGGCCGCCCGACTGCGCGGTGTGGTCGAGGGCTTCTACGGCACCCCCTGGACCCACGCCGAGCGGCTGAGCCAACTCGACTTCTACGGACGCACCAAGCAGAACGTGTACGTCTACTCCCCCAAGGACGACCCATATCTGCGGGAGCGCTGGCGGGACGAGTACCCGGCCGCCGAGCTGAAGAAGCTCACGGAACTGGTCGACCGGGCCGACGCCAACCACGTCCGCCTCACCTACGCCCTCTCCCCCGGTCTGTCGGTCTGCTACTCCGCCGCCGACGACATCGCCGCGCTCGTCCGCAAGTTCGCCTCGCTGTACGACATAGGGGTGCGGTCCTTCGCCATCCCGCTGGACGACATCAGCTACACGAAGTGGAACTGCGCCGCCGACGAGGAGAGGTTCGGCAGCGGGGGCGGCGCGGCCGGGACCGCGCAGGCGCATCTGATCAACGAGGCGTGGCAGACCTTCTCCGCCGGCCTCCCCCACTCTCGGCTTCGCTCGAGCGGGGGGACCCCCATCGGGCTCCAGCCCCTCGAAATGGTCCCCACCGAGTACTCCGACCTCGCCGACACCCCGTACAAGACGGCCCTGCGCGAGAAGCTGGACCCGGATGTGGTCGTGGAGTGGACCGGCGTCGGTGTCATCGCCCCCAGGATCACCACCGAGCAGGTGGAGCAGGCCCGCGCGGTGTACGGCCACCCGATCCTGGTCTGGGACAACTACCCGGTGAACGACTACATCACCAGCCGTCTTCTGCTCGGCCCCTACACCGGCCGGGAAGCGGGCGTGGCGAGCGCCGCCGTCGGTGTGACCGCCAACCCCATGGTCCAGGGCCAGGCGAGCCGGCTGGCGCTGTTCACCTCAGCCACCTACCTCTGGAACCCCGAGGCGTACGACCCGCGCGCCGCGTTCCTCGCCTCTGTCCGCGACCTCGCCGGACCACGGGCGGCGAAATGGCTGCGGATCTTCGCCGAGAACAACTACTCCTCGCAGCTCGACGCGACCGAGTCCCCCACGCTCACCCGTCTCATCGCCGACTTCCGGAAGGCGTACGAGCAGGACAGCGGGCTGGACCGGGCCGCCGCCGCGCTCAAGGCGTACTTCACCGACATGGCCGCGACCCCCGAGCAGTTGCGCGCGCATCTCGCCAACCCCGGATTTCTGACGGAGACTTCGGCATGGCTCGACAAGCTGGGGGCGTACGGAAACGCCGGGCTGACAGCCGTCGAGCTGCTGTTGGCCAACAAGCAGGGCGACAGCGAGGCGGTGTCGCGGTACTACGTGCGACTGCGCGGTGAGCGGAAGGCACTGGACGCCATACCTCAGCAGGTGTCGCCGGGGGTCATGGAGCAGTTCCTCTACACGACCATGCTGGAGAACGCCCCCGACCCCGGTGTCGACGCGTCCTTCACCCCGGCCTCCGTCTCCCTGAAACCGGGCGAGTCGCGGGCCGTGACCCTCACCTTCTCCGACGAGCGGTCCGCGTCCGCCCGTTCGGTCCCCTGGAAGCTGACCGTGCCGGACGGTGTCACCGCCTCGCCCGAGAGCGGCACCGTCTCCGTTCCGGCAGGGGGCAGCGCCACCGCGACCGTCACGTTCACGGCCGGCGCGGGCGCCTCGGACGGGGTCCGTTCCGTGGTGGCGTCGGGCGGCCACGGCGTCCTCGGCCGGGCGATCCCCGTCCAGGTCACCGATGGCAGCGGCACGTTCCGGGCGCTCACCGCCAACTTCAGCGGGGCCTCCGTCAGTTCGGTGGACCTGTCCTCCGGTGAGAGCACGGAGATCAAGGTGGGCGCCAACCCCGGTGAGGTGGTCGTGAGCCGGGACGGGCGCACCGCGTACGCCGCCAACCAGGGCGCCAACTCCGTGAGCGTGATCGACGTGGCGAGCGGAAAGGTCACGGGGAGCGTCGCCGTGGGCCGGGTCCCCGCCGGGCTCGCCCTCACGCCCGACGGCTCCACGCTCTGGGTCGCCAACTACACCGACGGCGCGGTCCAGCCCATCGACACCGGGACGCTCACGGCGGGAACGGCGATCGCGGTCGGCAAGGGACCCGAGAACATGGCGATCACACCGGACGGCACCACCCTGTACGTGGCGAACATCCACGACAACACGGTCAGTCCGGTCGACCTCGCGAACCGTACGGCCGGCACCGCGATCCCCGTCGGACCGCGCCCGTTCAACGTCGTGGCCGCGCCCGACGGCAAGCGGGTGTACGTGTCCAACTCCGGCGGTTCGACGGTCACTCCGATCGACACCGCCACGAACGACACCGAGCCCACCCTCCTGGTCACCGGCCAGGCCTACGGGCTCGGTCTGTCGCCGGACGGGCGGACGCTGTGGGTCAGCCCCAGTACCGGGGACCACGTCACGCCGGTCGACACCATGACCGGCGCCCCCGGGACCAAGGTGACGGTCGGGAGGTCCGCCTTCGACGTCGGCCTGGACTGGAACGGGGGCACGGCCTACGTCACCACCGCGGACGCAAACACCCTGGTGCCGGTCGACACCTCGTCGAACACCGCCGAGGAGCCCCTGAAGACGGGCGCCTATCCCCTGGCCGTCGCACTGACGCCCGTACCCGTGGAGTGA
- a CDS encoding class I SAM-dependent methyltransferase: protein MTNPTDNSVNAQQAAAWNGYEGRHWADHQSRYDAINDGANAPLLDAVALAPTDRVLDIGCGNGRITRLAAERAAYALGIDLSAPMLERARASAAAESLDNAHFVQADAQVYDFQESSFDVAVSRFGVMFFADPVEGFRNIGRGLRPGGRLAFVCPQSFDRMDQSTVFAAIGEHVRLPDLSKATGPSPLAFADPDHTRRVLTAAGFDDVTIEGLEAPQYWGEDAEDAADFLFGIGPLRHWLREADADTATEERAHRAAVGAFRAYQHDGGVRLLGRYWLVRAVRR from the coding sequence ATGACGAATCCGACGGACAACTCCGTGAACGCGCAGCAGGCCGCCGCCTGGAACGGGTACGAGGGCCGGCACTGGGCCGACCACCAGAGCCGCTACGACGCCATCAACGACGGGGCCAACGCCCCGCTCCTCGACGCGGTGGCCCTCGCGCCGACCGACCGCGTCCTCGACATCGGCTGTGGCAACGGCCGTATCACCCGTCTCGCCGCCGAACGCGCCGCGTACGCGCTGGGCATCGATCTGTCCGCGCCCATGCTGGAACGGGCACGCGCGAGCGCCGCCGCGGAATCCCTCGACAACGCGCACTTCGTCCAGGCCGACGCACAGGTGTACGACTTCCAGGAATCCTCGTTCGACGTCGCCGTCAGCCGTTTCGGCGTGATGTTCTTCGCCGACCCCGTCGAGGGTTTCCGCAACATCGGACGTGGGCTGCGGCCGGGCGGACGGCTCGCCTTCGTCTGCCCCCAGTCGTTCGACCGCATGGACCAGTCCACGGTGTTCGCGGCGATCGGGGAGCACGTACGGCTGCCGGATCTGTCCAAGGCCACCGGCCCGAGCCCGCTCGCCTTCGCCGACCCCGACCACACCCGCCGGGTACTGACCGCCGCCGGCTTCGACGACGTGACCATCGAGGGCCTCGAAGCGCCCCAGTACTGGGGCGAGGACGCCGAGGACGCCGCCGACTTCCTCTTCGGCATCGGCCCACTGCGCCACTGGCTGCGCGAGGCGGACGCGGACACCGCCACGGAGGAACGTGCCCACCGGGCAGCGGTGGGCGCCTTCCGCGCGTATCAACACGACGGCGGTGTACGGCTGTTGGGCCGCTACTGGCTCGTCAGGGCGGTGCGTCGCTGA